AGCACGGGCACCGGCAGGCTTTCCCGGATGATGATGTGTTCGATCTGTCGATGGCAGAAGGCCTGCAGATAATGCAAGGCGGCGCGAATCCGGCGGCGGTCGACTTCCCGGCGCAGGTCGGCCAGCCGCGGCGTCGAATCGTAGGGATAGGTATAGCGGCAGAATTGCTCGACCAGGTCCGCGCAGTCGTAAGGCATGGCGAACTGCCGCGGCACCTCGTCGAAAACGACGCGCGCGCCCCGCTCTTCCAGGGCGGCGAACAGATTTTCGAAAATCGGCGGCACGCCCAGCAGGGCCAGGCGAACGGCGGGCGGCAAGATCGGCCGCCGCGCGACTGCGGATAGAAAATCGCCCAACTCGGCGGCGAACCGTTCCGCGTCGCCGTTGAAATCCGACGCCGACACCAACCATTGATGCAGTTCGGCTGACCCGACCCGGCCCTCCTGGTCCGCCAGCCGGTCCAACTCGGCCAGGTTCCGGCGCAACGGAATCCACTGCCGGCGAACCTGCTCGGCCTGTTGGAGCGA
The genomic region above belongs to Myxococcales bacterium and contains:
- a CDS encoding 2-hydroxyacyl-CoA dehydratase gives rise to the protein MTKKRIGLTTTVPHEIIVAAGCVPVDLNNVFISAADRLAWLERAENEGFPAGICAWIKGIYAAVRAGCVDAVVTVLTGDCTNTRALAEVLRHRGVATIPFDFPSQPEPAAVRQSLEDLAARFAVSLQQAEQVRRQWIPLRRNLAELDRLADQEGRVGSAELHQWLVSASDFNGDAERFAAELGDFLSAVARRPILPPAVRLALLGVPPIFENLFAALEERGARVVFDEVPRQFAMPYDCADLVEQFCRYTYPYDSTPRLADLRREVDRRRIRAALHYLQAFCHRQIEHIIIRESLPVPVLALEGDRPGPLTGQTLTRLDAFLEMLL